A genomic segment from Candidatus Nealsonbacteria bacterium encodes:
- a CDS encoding NAD(P)H-hydrate dehydratase — translation MKEINKEILAEIYKERDPQSRKYDFGLVVVIGGSEFYSGSPALSAMAAFRTGADMVRIIAPQRAADIIASFNPNMAAYPLEGKRVGKNHLSTLISMTESAKSVSRGNVAVVLGGGIGRSEETQETILEYLSKLTVPVVIDADAIYAIKDNLEVLKDKECLVTPHYFEFFSLTGREVYELPLEEKIKAVRKEAERMGITILLKGETDIISDGKDVLINKIGSPYLTVGGSGDTLAGVAGALVSRKIPLLKAGGAAAFINASAGSLAAKTLKDSMTATDLIDNINEIIK, via the coding sequence ATGAAAGAAATTAATAAAGAAATTTTAGCTGAAATATATAAAGAGCGTGATCCTCAAAGCAGGAAATATGATTTCGGATTAGTTGTAGTAATAGGGGGTTCTGAGTTTTATTCTGGATCACCGGCACTTTCGGCTATGGCCGCATTTCGTACCGGTGCCGATATGGTAAGAATTATAGCTCCTCAACGAGCAGCTGATATTATTGCGTCTTTTAATCCCAATATGGCCGCTTATCCGCTAGAGGGAAAGAGAGTTGGTAAAAACCATCTTTCTACTTTGATTAGTATGACTGAATCAGCCAAGTCGGTATCAAGGGGTAACGTTGCAGTAGTTCTTGGAGGAGGAATTGGCAGATCAGAAGAAACACAAGAGACAATATTGGAATACCTTTCTAAATTAACTGTTCCGGTAGTTATTGATGCTGATGCTATATATGCAATTAAAGATAATTTGGAAGTTTTAAAAGACAAAGAATGTCTTGTTACTCCTCACTATTTTGAGTTTTTTTCACTAACTGGAAGAGAGGTTTACGAATTACCCCTTGAGGAAAAAATAAAGGCAGTTCGCAAAGAAGCTGAAAGAATGGGCATTACCATTCTTCTTAAGGGAGAGACGGATATTATATCTGATGGAAAAGATGTTTTAATAAATAAAATTGGTTCACCCTACCTTACAGTAGGTGGATCTGGTGATACTTTGGCTGGAGTTGCCGGAGCACTGGTATCAAGAAAGATTCCTTTACTTAAAGCCGGAGGAGCAGCCGCTTTTATTAATGCATCAGCTGGATCATTAGCTGCCAAGACTCTTAAGGATTCAATGACAGCAACTGACTTAATAGATAATATTAATGAAATTATTAAATAA
- a CDS encoding FAD-dependent oxidoreductase: MYELIIIGGGPAGITAGIYAARKKIKTLILSKDFVGQAGKANIIENWPGIKTIAGPELLSQFMSHLDEFDIEKKEGYLVSILEKRNDVFYLTTDMGEVFESKAVIVATGRNPRPLKVPGEKEYLGKGISYCAVCDAPMFAKKKVAVVGGGNSGFETAIEMATKHLAKVFLLEVVSKPIADESLQEEVKNNNNIEVITGALLKEIKGKTFVESVVYTDKNTKEDKELEVQGVFVEIGSVPAVDFLKDLATCNEVGEIEIDHNSCQTKTDGLFAAGDVTNIKGKQVVIAAGEGSKAALSVYSYLRKL; the protein is encoded by the coding sequence ATGTATGAATTGATTATTATTGGCGGAGGTCCCGCCGGAATTACCGCCGGAATTTATGCTGCTAGAAAAAAAATAAAAACACTTATTTTATCAAAGGACTTTGTTGGACAAGCCGGAAAGGCTAATATTATTGAGAATTGGCCAGGAATAAAAACGATTGCTGGCCCAGAACTTTTATCTCAATTTATGAGTCATCTTGATGAATTTGATATAGAAAAAAAGGAAGGATATTTGGTTTCAATTCTTGAAAAAAGAAATGATGTTTTTTATCTAACAACAGATATGGGTGAAGTTTTTGAGTCTAAGGCGGTTATTGTTGCTACCGGAAGAAATCCGAGGCCATTGAAAGTTCCTGGAGAAAAAGAATATCTTGGCAAAGGTATATCCTATTGTGCGGTTTGTGATGCTCCTATGTTTGCAAAGAAAAAGGTAGCGGTTGTTGGGGGAGGCAATTCAGGATTTGAAACTGCAATAGAAATGGCCACTAAACATTTGGCAAAAGTCTTTTTATTAGAAGTTGTATCCAAGCCAATTGCAGATGAATCACTACAAGAAGAGGTAAAGAATAACAATAATATAGAAGTAATCACTGGGGCTTTATTGAAAGAAATTAAGGGAAAAACTTTTGTTGAATCAGTGGTTTATACCGATAAGAACACTAAAGAAGATAAAGAGCTAGAGGTTCAAGGTGTATTTGTTGAAATTGGATCTGTTCCAGCAGTTGATTTTTTAAAAGATCTTGCAACTTGCAATGAAGTCGGAGAAATTGAAATCGATCATAATAGTTGCCAAACTAAAACTGATGGACTTTTTGCCGCTGGAGATGTAACTAACATTAAAGGCAAGCAAGTTGTAATAGCAGCTGGAGAAGGATCCAAGGCCGCTTTATCGGTTTATTCTTATTTAAGAAAATTATGA